A window of Prolixibacter sp. SD074 contains these coding sequences:
- the purN gene encoding phosphoribosylglycinamide formyltransferase, translated as MKNIAILASGSGTNAQNIIQHFQNHSTIRVDSVWSNRADAYVLERAAKYGIDNGVFTREGFYQSEEFLNLLKSRNIDLIVLAGFLWLVPTNLIHAFPIINIHPALLPAYGGKGMYGDKVHEAVITNREKESGITIHLVDEVYDHGEILHQEKCPVLPDDTPNTLAERIHQLEYQHFPKVIENFLMK; from the coding sequence ATGAAAAACATAGCTATACTTGCATCAGGTTCAGGGACAAATGCACAAAACATAATACAGCATTTTCAGAATCATTCCACGATCCGGGTTGACTCTGTCTGGAGCAACCGTGCAGATGCCTATGTGCTTGAAAGAGCAGCAAAATATGGTATTGACAACGGCGTATTCACCAGGGAAGGGTTTTATCAATCGGAAGAATTTCTAAATCTTCTCAAAAGCCGAAATATTGATTTAATTGTATTGGCTGGTTTTCTTTGGCTGGTGCCAACCAACCTGATCCATGCCTTTCCGATTATTAATATTCATCCTGCCTTATTACCAGCATACGGCGGTAAAGGAATGTACGGTGACAAAGTACACGAAGCGGTTATCACGAATAGGGAGAAAGAGAGTGGCATCACCATCCACCTGGTCGATGAGGTTTACGATCACGGAGAAATCTTACATCAGGAGAAATGTCCGGTCCTACCTGATGATACGCCAAACACGCTGGCTGAACGCATCCATCAATTGGAATATCAACACTTCCCGAAGGTGATTGAAAATTTTTTAATGAAATAA
- a CDS encoding peptidoglycan DD-metalloendopeptidase family protein — MKKWIPGIILVVWVIVVVGFFIIRKNSKSYQDDIPKRQAVDTVARVLQPPVLRFRLPVDSFVVENKKVRRNQNLSDILVKYGVSYQAIDQLARNAKHVFDVRRIKAGSAYSMFLAHDSLHTPRYFVYEDTPVDYYTFQLTDDSLHVTARQKPVITKRKVAFGQISSSLWNAMTDNNLNPVLAIDLSDIYAWSIDFFGVQKGDWFQIIYDENYVDGNSIGIGTIYAARFNTMGEDYYAFNFDQDGRTDYFDEDGKSLRKAFLKAPLKYSHISSRFTNSRYHPILRIRRPHHGVDYAAPTGTPVHSIGDGVVTRRGYQARGGGNYLYIKHNSVYTTSYMHLSRFAKGMHPGVRVKQGQLVGYVGMTGLATGPHLDFRVYKNGAAVDPLKVKAPPVEPVKKENLVRYEEHRDSLMDELMTIPIPGPEPEQIPVADVIHSTPVTLQ, encoded by the coding sequence ATGAAAAAATGGATTCCGGGGATTATTTTGGTCGTTTGGGTAATAGTAGTGGTAGGATTTTTCATCATCCGGAAGAATAGTAAGTCGTATCAGGACGATATCCCGAAAAGGCAAGCGGTCGACACGGTAGCCAGGGTTTTACAGCCACCTGTTTTACGATTTAGACTGCCGGTTGATTCTTTCGTTGTTGAAAATAAAAAAGTACGACGGAATCAGAATCTTTCTGATATCCTGGTTAAGTATGGTGTGTCTTATCAGGCTATTGATCAGCTTGCCAGGAATGCAAAACATGTTTTTGATGTGCGGAGAATAAAGGCGGGAAGTGCTTATTCCATGTTTTTAGCTCACGATTCCCTGCATACTCCCCGTTATTTTGTTTACGAAGATACGCCTGTTGATTATTATACATTTCAGCTCACCGACGATTCCTTGCATGTTACGGCACGCCAAAAACCTGTTATAACAAAACGTAAGGTGGCATTTGGCCAAATTAGTTCTTCATTGTGGAATGCGATGACGGATAACAATCTGAATCCGGTTTTAGCAATTGATCTTTCTGACATTTATGCCTGGTCCATTGATTTTTTCGGGGTTCAGAAGGGAGACTGGTTCCAAATTATATACGATGAGAACTATGTCGACGGAAATTCCATCGGCATTGGGACGATTTATGCTGCCCGTTTTAATACTATGGGCGAAGATTATTACGCTTTCAATTTCGACCAGGATGGCCGGACCGATTATTTTGATGAAGATGGAAAAAGTCTGCGTAAGGCGTTTTTGAAGGCTCCGCTAAAGTATTCGCACATCAGCTCCCGTTTTACCAATAGCCGGTATCACCCGATTCTTCGTATCAGAAGGCCACACCATGGTGTCGACTATGCAGCGCCTACCGGAACACCGGTTCATTCCATTGGTGACGGGGTGGTTACCCGCAGAGGCTACCAGGCACGTGGTGGAGGTAACTATTTATACATAAAGCACAATTCGGTTTACACTACTTCCTATATGCACCTTTCACGGTTTGCAAAAGGCATGCATCCCGGGGTGCGCGTAAAACAGGGTCAGTTAGTTGGTTATGTGGGAATGACAGGATTAGCTACCGGTCCACACCTCGATTTCAGGGTATATAAAAATGGGGCCGCGGTTGATCCGTTGAAGGTGAAGGCACCGCCGGTTGAACCGGTAAAAAAAGAGAACCTGGTGCGCTATGAGGAGCATCGTGATTCGCTAATGGATGAGTTAATGACCATCCCGATACCGGGGCCGGAACCGGAACAAATTCCTGTGGCCGATGTCATTCACAGCACTCCTGTGACGTTGCAATAG
- a CDS encoding YitT family protein yields MSGKVMSKVQDYAIIVPGLFIYAFGVTAFLIPAKIIGGGITGVATVVYLTSGIETGYTYFVINIFLVLAAIKILGTSFGLKTIFSMSVMAVFLNVLQSVFTKPLIDDLFLSAVLGGILGGVGLGIVFNRGGSTGGTDIIAMIINKYRNVSPGRVIMFCDVIIIASSFFVLKSVEGMVYGYVSMWVVSYTVDSVLNGAKQSVQMFIFSERYDDIADYIVHQANRGLTVFDGTGWYTRKNVKVIMTVVRKREASPIYKQIKQIDPDAFISQNSVMGVFGNGFDQIKY; encoded by the coding sequence ATGAGTGGAAAAGTAATGAGTAAAGTTCAGGATTATGCAATTATCGTACCCGGATTATTTATTTATGCTTTTGGGGTGACTGCCTTTTTGATTCCTGCCAAGATTATTGGGGGTGGAATTACGGGGGTAGCTACGGTTGTATATTTAACGTCCGGAATTGAAACAGGGTATACGTACTTTGTTATTAATATTTTTTTGGTTCTGGCTGCCATTAAAATACTGGGAACAAGCTTTGGACTAAAGACTATCTTTAGTATGTCGGTTATGGCAGTGTTTTTGAATGTATTGCAATCAGTATTTACCAAACCATTGATTGACGATTTGTTTTTATCTGCCGTCCTTGGTGGTATTCTCGGCGGAGTTGGGCTTGGAATCGTCTTTAACCGCGGAGGGAGTACCGGTGGTACGGATATCATTGCCATGATTATTAATAAGTACCGGAATGTGAGCCCGGGACGTGTTATTATGTTTTGCGACGTGATTATCATTGCTTCCTCATTCTTCGTTTTGAAGTCGGTTGAAGGGATGGTGTATGGTTATGTTTCGATGTGGGTAGTGTCATATACTGTCGATTCAGTCCTGAACGGAGCCAAGCAGTCGGTCCAGATGTTTATCTTCTCCGAACGCTATGACGATATTGCTGATTATATTGTGCATCAGGCAAATCGAGGTTTAACTGTTTTCGATGGAACGGGTTGGTATACCCGGAAAAATGTAAAAGTAATTATGACGGTTGTGCGGAAAAGAGAAGCTTCGCCAATTTATAAACAAATAAAACAAATTGATCCTGATGCATTTATATCCCAAAACTCAGTAATGGGTGTATTTGGTAACGGATTTGATCAAATCAAATATTAA
- the leuS gene encoding leucine--tRNA ligase, with amino-acid sequence MDYNFREIEQSWQNYWAGHKTFKTGEDYSKPKFYCLDMFPYPSGAGLHVGHPEGYTATDIICRYKRANGFNVLHPMGWDAFGLPAEQYAIQTGTHPAITTKKNCNNFRRQIQSLGLSYDWDREINTTDPAYYKWTQWIFTRLYNTWFDENEQKGRPIDELPVPSEIEAEGKEAVREYVKSKRLAYYDNAQVWYCRHCKTVCANEEVLNDGSHEKCGTKEVERRFLKQWMLRIPHYAERLLTGLDNLDWPEGVKDMQRNWIGRSTGAEVDFLLDGVDEIIRVYTTRPDTLFGATYMVIAPEHELVEVITTPEHKDSVNDYVRSATLKSDLDRTDLAKDKTGVFTGRYAINPLTGEKIPVWVADYVLMGYGTGAIMAVPAHDMRDFEFAKTFGLNIVCILDPKDAGPELREKVLKGDACWTEDGAYINSANESVGLDINGMSKEDGLKTVIEWLESEGLGKATVNYKIRDWLFSRQRFWGEPFPVIHWEDGEVSVLPDDDLPLILPDVEKYQPVETGESPLANAGDWLYVTDENGRKGRRETNTMPQWAGSCWYYLRYIDPKNDEAPFDKVKENYWMPVDLYVGGAEHAVLHLLYSRFWHKVLFDLGVVSTDEPYLKLYNQGMILAFAYETVSGSKVPSDLVEDRDGRYFHTETGEELKQIVAKMSKSLKNVINPDDVVEQYGADSLRLYEMFMGPLDATKPWTDTGVKGVYNFLRRVFTFFSNLDIVSEKEDSKETLKLLHQTIRKVGDDVEDLKFNTAISQMMVFTNHCYKAGKVSRSTAETFMQVLAPFAPHLAEELWSLYGHNASITLAEWPEVREEFLVENTFEYPVSFNGKLRFKLELPLDMPKDDVEKTVLEHEGAQRWTDGKTIVKLIYVPGRIINVVVK; translated from the coding sequence ATGGATTACAACTTCAGGGAGATTGAACAAAGCTGGCAGAATTACTGGGCCGGGCATAAAACTTTCAAAACAGGGGAAGATTATTCGAAACCGAAATTTTATTGCCTCGATATGTTTCCTTATCCTTCGGGAGCTGGATTACATGTCGGCCATCCGGAAGGATATACGGCGACTGATATTATTTGCCGTTACAAAAGGGCAAACGGATTTAATGTGCTTCATCCGATGGGGTGGGATGCATTCGGGCTCCCTGCAGAACAATATGCTATTCAAACCGGGACTCATCCGGCAATTACGACAAAAAAGAATTGCAATAATTTCCGTCGTCAGATTCAGTCGCTGGGATTGAGTTACGACTGGGATCGGGAAATTAATACCACAGACCCGGCTTATTACAAGTGGACACAGTGGATCTTTACCCGTTTATATAATACCTGGTTCGACGAAAATGAGCAGAAGGGACGCCCGATTGATGAATTGCCGGTTCCTTCGGAGATAGAAGCGGAAGGAAAAGAAGCAGTTCGTGAATATGTCAAAAGCAAACGTTTGGCTTACTACGATAATGCCCAGGTTTGGTATTGTCGTCATTGCAAAACGGTTTGTGCGAACGAAGAAGTGTTGAATGACGGTTCGCACGAAAAGTGCGGTACAAAAGAGGTTGAACGTCGTTTTCTGAAACAGTGGATGCTTCGTATCCCGCATTATGCTGAACGTTTGTTGACGGGACTGGATAATCTGGATTGGCCCGAAGGTGTGAAGGATATGCAGCGGAACTGGATTGGAAGATCGACCGGTGCTGAAGTAGACTTTCTGCTCGATGGTGTTGATGAAATAATCCGGGTGTACACAACCCGCCCTGATACGTTGTTTGGGGCCACTTATATGGTAATTGCTCCGGAGCACGAATTGGTGGAAGTTATTACAACTCCGGAACATAAAGATTCAGTAAACGATTATGTGCGTTCGGCTACATTGAAAAGTGATTTGGACCGTACCGATTTGGCGAAAGACAAAACCGGCGTATTTACTGGCCGGTATGCCATTAACCCCCTTACGGGAGAAAAAATTCCGGTATGGGTAGCCGACTATGTATTGATGGGGTATGGAACTGGCGCTATTATGGCAGTTCCGGCGCACGATATGCGTGACTTTGAGTTTGCCAAAACATTCGGATTAAATATTGTATGCATCCTCGATCCGAAAGATGCTGGACCGGAATTGCGTGAAAAAGTATTGAAGGGTGATGCCTGCTGGACGGAAGACGGAGCTTATATCAACTCTGCCAACGAAAGCGTAGGGCTTGACATCAACGGCATGAGCAAAGAAGACGGCCTTAAAACCGTTATCGAATGGCTCGAGTCGGAAGGCCTCGGTAAAGCTACCGTGAATTATAAAATTCGTGATTGGTTGTTCAGTCGTCAGCGTTTCTGGGGTGAGCCATTCCCTGTCATTCATTGGGAAGATGGCGAAGTGTCCGTTTTACCCGATGACGATCTGCCCCTGATTCTTCCCGATGTGGAAAAATATCAACCGGTAGAAACGGGTGAGTCGCCATTGGCCAATGCCGGCGATTGGCTTTACGTAACGGATGAAAATGGCCGTAAGGGGCGTCGCGAAACGAATACGATGCCTCAATGGGCCGGTTCGTGCTGGTATTACCTGCGTTACATCGATCCGAAAAACGATGAAGCACCCTTTGACAAAGTGAAAGAGAATTACTGGATGCCGGTTGATTTGTATGTAGGAGGTGCTGAACATGCGGTACTTCACTTGCTGTACAGTCGTTTCTGGCACAAGGTACTGTTCGATTTGGGTGTGGTTTCCACCGATGAACCATATCTGAAGCTGTATAACCAGGGAATGATTCTGGCTTTTGCTTATGAAACAGTTTCCGGCTCTAAAGTGCCTTCCGATTTGGTCGAAGATCGTGATGGCAGGTATTTTCATACCGAAACCGGCGAAGAGTTGAAGCAGATTGTGGCCAAAATGTCCAAATCGCTTAAAAACGTCATCAACCCGGACGACGTGGTGGAACAGTATGGAGCCGATTCGTTACGCCTCTACGAAATGTTTATGGGACCGCTTGATGCAACCAAACCCTGGACCGACACCGGTGTGAAGGGAGTTTATAACTTCTTGCGGAGGGTATTTACTTTCTTCTCAAATCTGGATATTGTCAGTGAAAAAGAAGACTCGAAAGAGACCCTCAAACTTTTGCATCAGACCATCCGGAAGGTAGGCGACGATGTAGAGGATTTGAAGTTCAATACGGCCATTTCACAAATGATGGTGTTTACCAACCATTGCTATAAGGCTGGTAAAGTATCTCGTTCTACCGCCGAAACGTTTATGCAGGTGCTGGCTCCTTTTGCTCCGCACCTTGCCGAAGAGCTTTGGAGCCTTTATGGTCACAATGCAAGTATCACACTGGCAGAATGGCCCGAAGTCAGGGAAGAATTCCTGGTGGAAAATACCTTTGAGTACCCGGTATCCTTTAACGGAAAATTGCGTTTTAAACTGGAACTTCCGTTAGATATGCCAAAGGATGATGTTGAAAAAACGGTACTTGAACATGAGGGGGCACAGCGGTGGACCGACGGAAAAACCATCGTGAAATTGATTTACGTACCGGGTAGGATTATTAACGTGGTTGTTAAGTAA